DNA sequence from the Antarctobacter heliothermus genome:
GCCCGCTTCCGGGATCACTTCGACGGGCACGTCATATTGAGCGCCGCAATTTGGGCAAACCAGCCGCATTCCGTCCCGATCCCCTGTCTATTCCTGCATGTGTCGACTATTGCGGTGCCTCGTCGGGCGACCGCCTGAACCTTAAGCTGCCCGTTTCGGCGGGAAAAGTCCAATTCTGTGGCCCACGCGTTGCAACAGCGCGATAGCTCGGGCAAAACTGCGTTCTGAACGCCAATCATAAAGGCAGACCCCCTGTGATCGAGCTGGACAATGTGGCCTATTCCTACAGCGGAGCGGCGCTGTTTTCGGGCCTGTCCCTGCAGCTGGCGCCCGGATCCTTTCATTTCCTGACCGGCCCGTCAGGATCGGGTAAGACAACCTTCCTGAAACTCTGTTACGGCGCGCTGCGGGCGACAGAGGGGCGGGTGTCGATCTTTGACACCGATGTCGCGGACATGGACCGCGACGCGGTGGCCTTTGCCCGCCGCCGCATCGGCGTGGTGCATCAGGACTGCCAGTTCCTTGACCATCTGCCGCTGGCAGAAAATGTGGCGCTGCCATTGACCGTGACCGGACAGGCGACGGTCGATCAGGTGGACAACCTGCGCGAACTGCTGACATGGGTCGGATTGACGGCCAAGGCCGAGGCGCTGCCGCCGGAACTGTCGGGGGGCGAACGTCAGCGCGCCGCGCTGGCCCGCGCGTTGATTCTCAGCCCGGATGTGATTTTGGCGGATGAGCCCACCGGCAACGTCGACTGGGAGATGTCGCAACGCCTGCTGCGCCTGCTGGTCGAGTTGAACAAGATGGGCAAGACGGTGATGATTGCCACCCATGACCTGATGCTGATACGCGCCGCCAAAAGTCTGGTGCCCGCGCGCATCCTGCGCATCGCGGGTGGCACGCTGCAATCGGCGGGGGCGGACCTGTGATCGCGATGCTGGACCGGTTCAAAGGGCTGATCGCCCGTGACGCAGGCGCGGACCGCGTGGTGCCACCTGCCGGGTTCACCGTACGCCTGACGCTGTTCACCGCCGCCGCCATGGCCTTTCTGACGGTCTTCGCACTGGCCCTCAGCCTTGCCGCCGGGCGACTGGCAACCTCTTGGGGCGAGGAATTGGCCCGCGCCTCAACCATCCGCATTTCCGCGCCCGAGGGGCAACTGGCGGCACAAACCACCACCGTCCTGCGCGTGCTCGAACAGACACCGGGGATCGACTCGGCCCGTGCGCTGACGGCGGATGAACAACGCGCGCTGTTAGAGCCGTGGTTTGGCCCCGACCTGCCGCTGGAAAGCCTGCCGATGCCACAGATCGTCGAGGTGCAAGAGGCATCGGGCGGCTATGATGCCGACGGCCTGCGTCTGCGTCTGCAGGCAGAGGCACCGGGTGCTGTGCTGGATGAACACAACCGCTGGCGTAGGCCGCTGGTGACGGCGGCGGGTCGCTTGCGCTTGTTGGGCTGGGCGGCGATCGTGCTCATCGGCGCGGCCACCGGCGCGATGGTCACGCTGGCCGCCCATGCCGCACTTGCCGCCAACGCGCAGGTCATCGCCGTGTTGCGGTTGGTCGGGGCCACCGATGGTTATATTGCAGGCGCCTTTGTGCGCCGCTTTACCCTGCGCACGCTGACCGGGGCGGCGGTGGGCACGTTGGTTGGTGTGGCCGCACTGCTGCTGATGCCCTCCGCCGGGGACACGGGCGGTATCCTGACCGGCCTGCGCTTTAGCGGGTTTCAATGGCTCTGGCCGCTGCTCGTGCCATTTCTGGCCGCTGCCGTGGCCTTTCTGGCCACCGAACTGGCCGCACGCCGTGTCTTGGGGGAATTGGCCTGATGCGTTGGGTGATGTCGTTTCTTTTCGTTGTTCAAATGTACGGCATGATGGCGATCATGGGCATCGTCTTCCTGCCGTGGGCATTGATCTCAAAACAGGGCGCCCGCGCGGCCTGCAAGACCTACTGCCGCTGGGTGCGCTTTACCGCGCGCTGGATGGTGGGCCTGCGGACAGAGGTCCGAGGCCCGATCCCGCGCGATGAGGTGCTGATCGCTGCCAAACACCAAAGCTTTCTGGACATCATCCTGATCTTTGGTGCGATCCCGGCGGGCAAGTTCATCATGAAACGCGAACTGATGTGGGCACCGGTCATTGGCCAATACGCCCTGCGCATCGGATGCGTGCCTGTGGCGCGCGGTAAGCGCGGACAAGCCATCGCCAAGATGCTGAGCGATGTGGATCGCGGTGCAGCTGATCCGGGCCAGCTGATCATCTACCCCCAAGGCACCCGCATCGCGCCCGGTGTCAAAGCCCCGTATAAAGTTGGCACCGCGTTGCTCTATGAACAGACGGGCCAGCCCTGCGTCCCGGCGGCCACCAACGTGGGCCTGTTCTGGCCGCGCAAGGGGATCTACCGCAAATCGGGCCTTGCCGTGGTTGAGTTCCTGCCCAGAATCGAACCGGGGCTGGGCCGCGATGCTTTTCTGGCGCGCCTCCAGAATGAGGTGGAAACCGCGTCCAATGCACTGATGAAAGAGGCCGGATTCGATGCGCAGACTTGAAACACAGGACGATCTGCACGCGCTGTACGGCGCACCGGTTCCTGCGGCGATGAGCAAGGTCGCCACCCGTCTGACCCCGCTTTATCGCCAATGGATCGAGGGCGCGCGCTTTGGCGTGCTGTCGACCGCCGGACCAGACGGCGTGCATGGCTCGCCCCGTGGCGACAATGGCCCGCTGGTGCGGGTCGCGGATGAAACGACGCTGATGATGCCGGACTGGTGGGGCAACAACCGGCTAGATTGCCTGCGCGACATCGTGCAGGACGGGCGCGCGGCGCTGCTGTTTCTGGTGCCGGGAACCAACACCACGGTGCGCGTCAATGGCCGCGCCTTCCTGACCGATGATGCGGACCTGCGCCGCAGCTTCGCCAAAGGCGACAAGCAGCCTGCCACCGTCATCGTGATTGAGGTGGCAGAGGTCTATACTCAATGCGCCAAGGCGCTGATGCGCTCGGCCCTCTGGACCTGCGGAGACATCTCAAAAGGCCTGCCCACGACCGGAGAGATCATCGCCGACATGACAAACGGCGCATATGGCGGCAAGGACTATGACCGCACCTACCCGGAATACGCCAAGCCCAA
Encoded proteins:
- a CDS encoding lysophospholipid acyltransferase family protein, which translates into the protein MRWVMSFLFVVQMYGMMAIMGIVFLPWALISKQGARAACKTYCRWVRFTARWMVGLRTEVRGPIPRDEVLIAAKHQSFLDIILIFGAIPAGKFIMKRELMWAPVIGQYALRIGCVPVARGKRGQAIAKMLSDVDRGAADPGQLIIYPQGTRIAPGVKAPYKVGTALLYEQTGQPCVPAATNVGLFWPRKGIYRKSGLAVVEFLPRIEPGLGRDAFLARLQNEVETASNALMKEAGFDAQT
- a CDS encoding cell division ATP-binding protein FtsE codes for the protein MIELDNVAYSYSGAALFSGLSLQLAPGSFHFLTGPSGSGKTTFLKLCYGALRATEGRVSIFDTDVADMDRDAVAFARRRIGVVHQDCQFLDHLPLAENVALPLTVTGQATVDQVDNLRELLTWVGLTAKAEALPPELSGGERQRAALARALILSPDVILADEPTGNVDWEMSQRLLRLLVELNKMGKTVMIATHDLMLIRAAKSLVPARILRIAGGTLQSAGADL
- a CDS encoding pyridoxamine 5'-phosphate oxidase family protein encodes the protein MRRLETQDDLHALYGAPVPAAMSKVATRLTPLYRQWIEGARFGVLSTAGPDGVHGSPRGDNGPLVRVADETTLMMPDWWGNNRLDCLRDIVQDGRAALLFLVPGTNTTVRVNGRAFLTDDADLRRSFAKGDKQPATVIVIEVAEVYTQCAKALMRSALWTCGDISKGLPTTGEIIADMTNGAYGGKDYDRTYPEYAKPKMW
- a CDS encoding cell division protein FtsX, with amino-acid sequence MLDRFKGLIARDAGADRVVPPAGFTVRLTLFTAAAMAFLTVFALALSLAAGRLATSWGEELARASTIRISAPEGQLAAQTTTVLRVLEQTPGIDSARALTADEQRALLEPWFGPDLPLESLPMPQIVEVQEASGGYDADGLRLRLQAEAPGAVLDEHNRWRRPLVTAAGRLRLLGWAAIVLIGAATGAMVTLAAHAALAANAQVIAVLRLVGATDGYIAGAFVRRFTLRTLTGAAVGTLVGVAALLLMPSAGDTGGILTGLRFSGFQWLWPLLVPFLAAAVAFLATELAARRVLGELA